GATTTGCGAAAAAGCTGATCGATATCGTCCCCAAAGCCATGCAATCCGGAATTATTCTGGGCGCCGGCATCGCCGCGATAACCGGTAAATACGGATTTTTACCCTCCGGTACCGGATTTTATAAATACCCGTTCAGTATTACGCTGGGCGGCCTGTTTGCCTTTTATCTGCTGTTTTCAAAGGGATTTACCCAAAAAGTTCGTTCGGCCGGCATTGGTTCAAAAAGCATCTTCGTCAAAATAGCACATTACGGAATCGTCCCCGGAATTATACTGGGAATTATCGTCGGATGGTTGACCGGAGAAATTCCTTTGCCGGAATGGCAATCAGGGCTGTTTTTCATTCCCCAGGTCAAGGAAGTGTTTACGACCTATTCGATTTTCGGTGCCGGCATACCTCCTCTGGATATATGGATGAAAGCCCTTCCCATGGCCATCGTGGCTTATATTGTTGCATTCGGCGATATGATCGTTGGACAGACCATCGTCATGGAGGCACAAAAAAATTTCCGGCCGGATGAAATCGTCGACTCCAACGCGAATCGGTTAAATTTAATGTGTGCCATACGAAATTTTCTGGAAGGCAGCTTTGCACCGACCGTTACACTGGCCGGGCCCCTGTGGGCGGCAATGACGGTTGCTGTTGCAGAGCGTTATAAACTGGGACGAAATGCCATGGATTCTATTTTTGGCGGTTCTGGCAGTTTTAATTTTATGAAATTTGCCAGTTGCCTGATTCTGCCCCTGGTCTGTATTTTCAAACCCTCCCTTCCGGTAGCGCTGTCCCTGACGCTGTTAATTCAGGGCTTTGCCTGTGTCTTTATCGCCATGAATCTGGTGGACACCAATGCCGAAAGAGGTGTCGCCGGAATTACCGGGGGCGCGCTGGCCGTGGCCGGCCCCACCACCGGTCTGGTCGTCGGCATCTTGCTGAGCCTGATTCTTCTGGGAAAAGGCTGTTTTGGCAAAAAAAAAGAGGCCCCCGAAACGGTTGCCTCTGAGATCTGATACGACGCTTACATTTGTCCCCGCCTCACTGTTGCCGATGGGCCGATCCATAACGGACCATCGGTAACGGTTTGCCTGCCAGCTGATTTTTTTTCCGATCCGTGCATGACCTGCAAGCACACCGCTGTTCATTCAGAAAAAAGAGGCTCGATCATAACTTCGGCCATAGTTCCGAAGAGTGGCCGCGACAACCTGGCCGAAATTATGATCAAGCCCGAAAAAGGATTGTCCTTTTCCGGTAAAATCAGTAAATAAGAATTAATTTCTGTTTTTTTAATGTATTTTTTATAACCGGATCATTTAAATGACTCAAGATATTCATCCGATCGGAATTTTCGACTCGGGATACGGCGGGCTGACCATCCTGAAGGAAATTGTAAACAAACTGCCTGATTATGATTTTTATTATCTCGGGGATAATGCACGCACGCCCTATGGCACCCGTTCCTATGACATCGTGTATCAATACACCCGTGAAGCGGTTATCAAACTTTTCGATATGGGCTGTCATCTCGTGATCCTGGCGTGCAACACGGCATCGGCCAAAGCACTTCGAACCCTCCAGCAAAATGATATTCCCCGCATCGATCCGAACAGACGGGTATTGGGCGTGATCCGGCCCAGCGTCGAAAAAATTCCCGAACTTACCCGAACCCGTCACGTGGGAATCCTGGCCACCACCGGCACAGTTTTATCTGACTCCTATCCGATGGAAATACGAAAAATATCCGGGGGCAATGACATCATCACACATCAGGAAGCATGCCCGATGTGGGTTCCTATCGTTGAAAACAATGAAATCGATACGCCCGGGGCCGCGTACTTTATCCGGAAAGACATAACCCGTCTCATCGATAAAGATCCGCTCATCGATACGCTTGTCCTGGCCTGCACACATTACCCCCTGTTATTGAAGCAGATCATAAAAATCGTTCCCGGACATATCCGCATCATATCGCAGGGAAAAATCGTTGCAGCCTCTCTGGTGGATTATCTGAAACGGCATCCGGAAATGGACGCTGTCTGCACAAAAAACGGTACACTGAATTTTTTCACCACCGAATCGATTCGTACGTTTGAAGAAAAAGCGGAGTTTTTTCTGAATCACGGGCTGAGGGTACATCACATCCATTTAACTGAAACGCCCATCCATAATTTGATATGTTCACGTTAATTTCAAAGTAAGCGGGACAATCGGGGCCGGGACGGTCCCTCACGACGCTGTGGCCGCAGTTATGATCAAGCCCGAAAAAGCCTGTGCAGGGTAAGCGAGGCAGAAGTGTTTCGTAGCCGATGTTCAACACGCTTACTTCGATGTAATGATTACCTGACCGCGAGAGGTAAACGAAACGCCTTGCTGAGAGGCTGTGCCAATCATTATTGATTCAACAACCGGCGGATTAACAAATTTGTCGGATTCCCATCCGACGATAAAACTGGCGCCCGATCCGCCGCTTTTGTCTCGTTCCGGTATGATATAACGTATGGATTCCAAAGGGTTTAAAATGACCGTCTTGTCTAAATATTTTTTTAAGAATTTCCCCTGTGTTTCGTAATAATCGACCGTGGTGATTTTGATTTGATCCCCGGGATCAATATTTCTGATGCTTAACGTTACCGTCAGCAAAAAAGGCCTTTCACGGTCGCCACTGTAGATATGTGAATAAGCCGGCACATAGATGGTCTGCCCGTCAGACAGCCCGATTTTTTCCTCAGCCTGTAACGGCAGGGAGGAGAAAAAACAAATAACTAAAAAAATAGACACATAAATAAAATGACAGCTTTTTTTCATAGTTGCTCTCCACGCCAATGAATAATGTCCGTCTCTCAAATCCAATGCGATAAAAGTAAGGGCTCTCTCAGAAATAAGTTCGCAATTTTAAATGTTGAGGCGCCTGTCTGACAAAGCACGAAAGTGAAGGAATATCAAGCATATTCCGAGCTTTCGTAACGCAGCCAGGCAGGATGCATCGGCGCTTAAAATGTGAAGTTATTTCTGAGTGAGCCCTAAGGGGCCTGCCCCCCCTTTTCATCAGACAGTTTGACCAACCCCAGCCAATTTTCTGAATTCACTCCGCTCCTGTTGATTGCCGACAACCGCCACCAGATCTCCTTGCTGAAACAAATAATCGGCTTCAGGATTCGGATAAAATACTTTTCCATGGATAACCCCTACAACTGACGCACCGGTTCTGGTGCGAACGGCCGCATCTTTAATGCTCCTGCTGACAAGACCGCTTCCGGGTGTAAGTGTGACCCATGAAATTTCTAACATATTTTTTATATTATCAAATTTGGCAAGCAGCTGCTGATCCTGGTTTGATGCATAAATCGGTGCATAAAACTGTTGTCGAACCGCATCCGTATATTGCTGAATTGCTTCAACAGGAATTTCAAAATGAATAAGCGTCTGTCTCGCAATTTCTATTCCCGTCTCCATTTCCGGCAGCAGTGCCATATAAACTCCGCTTTCATATAATGCCCGCATTTGCTCAACGCCCTCGGTCCTGGCAATAATATGCAATTCAGGCTTAAGACGATGGGCCTGTTTTACAATGGCCTGCCCCGTAATCACTGAAGGAATGGTAATAAGTAAAAGCCTTGATTTCAGTAATTTTGATACTTCCAGTACGGTTGGTTGGCTTATGTCGCCATAGATTACAGGAAATTTTGCATTCTTGCATTCAAGCATTCGCTGATGATTCAATTCAACAATGACAAAGGGGAGATCAAGCTGGGTCAGAACCTGAGCGATGTATTGCCCCACCCGCCCGCCACCGGCAATGACAACATGATCTTCAAATCCGGATTGCGGTATGTTTTCTGTCTGCAGCGGCTCATAATGAAATAACTGTTTTTTTAACTTGTAAAGTGGCGTTGCCATCGCTGAAACAAATGGGGTAACGAGCATGCTCAGAACCGACAAAGCCAGCACCAGTGAATACAGATCGTTGTCGAGGATATTCGATTCAAGGCCCACCCTCGCCAGAACAAATGAGAACTCGCCCACCTGAAACAGCCCGAGACCGACTGCAATGGGAATAATATTGATATATCCGAATATCATGGCCAGCACGTAAAATATTGAGGCTTTGAAAACCGCAACGATTAAAACCAGGAAGAGAATCATTTTCCAATTCTCAAACAAAAAGGCCGGATCAAGGAGCATGCCAACGGATGTAAAAAACAAAAGGCCAAAGATGTCTCTTAATGGAACAATATCGCTCAGCGCCTGATGACCATAATCCGACTCACTGAGAACCATTCCGGCAACAAAAGCGCCGAAAGCAAAGGAGAGCCCAAACAGATATGTGGCATATCCAATACCCAGCCCTATGGCGGTTATGGATAAAATAAAAAGCTCCCTGGAGTTCCACTGAGCCACATACGACAACAGCCAGGGAAGCAGCTTGCGACCCAGATAAAACATCAGCACGAGGAACACTACCGACTTGATTACAGCAACGGCTAACAGGGGAAGGCCTGCCTCTGGATTGCTCAGTTGAGGCAGGATAATCATCATCGGAATAACAGCCAGATCCTGAACAATCAACATTCCAATCATTACCCGACTGGAAAGGGTCCCCACAAGCCCCCTGCCCATAAGGGTCTTCAGGGTGACCATAGTACTGGAAAGAGATATTAACGCACCAAACCACACTGCACGCGCAGAGGACCAGCCTAAATATTTACCGAGGCAGAATCCAATACCGATCGTAAGAAGAATTTGAACGGGCGTGCCAATCAGAGCAATCTTTCGTACCGATTTTAATTCACCTAAAGAGAATTCCAGTCCAAGGGCAAACAGAAGAAGGGCGACTCCAATTTCTGCCAGCAGTTCAATGTCGTGAATATCACCGACCGTAACCCCGCCGGTGTACGGCCCTACTACGATGCCTGCAAATATGTATCCTAAAATCAACGGCTGTCTGAGTCGTTGCGCAACAAGCGCACCAATCAGTGCCGCAACCACGATAATTACGATATCTGATGCTAACCCCACAATGGAGACCTCACTTCAAAACATTGCATTTAATTCCCGAACCGATAAAACACCGGGTTCGGTCAAAGCCTTTTTACCGCTCCTTGTCAATCGCTTTTTCATCGAGCCCCTGTGCCCCGTAATTTCAGTCAGAAAGAGCCCTGATGATGGCCAAATGTGTCGATAGTATCCCAAAAACAATAAAATCGCCATACCGAGCTCTGATATCTGGCCATTGATCACCGGCACCTGGCGTATGGCGATGTTCATCCAAATTACACCCCTTACCATGTAAAGCCGGGCGGCGGCAGTTCGGGTGCCTGGTTTCTTTCCCCTTCAGCTGCCGGAAGCTTGTCCCCGGGGCGAATCGTTAAAGACAGACCCGCATCCACTGCCGCATCCCGGGTGGATCCCTCTGCCAGCCGGATTTCACCCATGGGTTCGACCACGATGGCGGCCTGTGCCTGAACCGGGCAGTGATGTTCGCAGAACCCGCACCCGCTGCAGCGGCTTTCGTTCACAAAGGGCACAGCCACGGAATGATCGGGTAACTGCCTGAATTCCAGGGCATTATACGGGCAGACCTCGTCACAGACCAGGCACCGGCGATCAAATTCCCACGCGAGGCATTTATGCCGGATGACATAGGCCGTGCCGATTTTAGCCCATGTTTTTTCTTCTATCGGAAGGGGTCGGATCGCGCCGGTCGGACATACCTGACCGCATACATTGCATTGAGCCTCACAGGGCCCCCGCCGGGGAATCAATATGGGGCTGAACCATCCG
The nucleotide sequence above comes from Desulfobacterales bacterium. Encoded proteins:
- a CDS encoding cation:proton antiporter; this encodes MGLASDIVIIVVAALIGALVAQRLRQPLILGYIFAGIVVGPYTGGVTVGDIHDIELLAEIGVALLLFALGLEFSLGELKSVRKIALIGTPVQILLTIGIGFCLGKYLGWSSARAVWFGALISLSSTMVTLKTLMGRGLVGTLSSRVMIGMLIVQDLAVIPMMIILPQLSNPEAGLPLLAVAVIKSVVFLVLMFYLGRKLLPWLLSYVAQWNSRELFILSITAIGLGIGYATYLFGLSFAFGAFVAGMVLSESDYGHQALSDIVPLRDIFGLLFFTSVGMLLDPAFLFENWKMILFLVLIVAVFKASIFYVLAMIFGYINIIPIAVGLGLFQVGEFSFVLARVGLESNILDNDLYSLVLALSVLSMLVTPFVSAMATPLYKLKKQLFHYEPLQTENIPQSGFEDHVVIAGGGRVGQYIAQVLTQLDLPFVIVELNHQRMLECKNAKFPVIYGDISQPTVLEVSKLLKSRLLLITIPSVITGQAIVKQAHRLKPELHIIARTEGVEQMRALYESGVYMALLPEMETGIEIARQTLIHFEIPVEAIQQYTDAVRQQFYAPIYASNQDQQLLAKFDNIKNMLEISWVTLTPGSGLVSRSIKDAAVRTRTGASVVGVIHGKVFYPNPEADYLFQQGDLVAVVGNQQERSEFRKLAGVGQTV
- the murI gene encoding glutamate racemase, translating into MTQDIHPIGIFDSGYGGLTILKEIVNKLPDYDFYYLGDNARTPYGTRSYDIVYQYTREAVIKLFDMGCHLVILACNTASAKALRTLQQNDIPRIDPNRRVLGVIRPSVEKIPELTRTRHVGILATTGTVLSDSYPMEIRKISGGNDIITHQEACPMWVPIVENNEIDTPGAAYFIRKDITRLIDKDPLIDTLVLACTHYPLLLKQIIKIVPGHIRIISQGKIVAASLVDYLKRHPEMDAVCTKNGTLNFFTTESIRTFEEKAEFFLNHGLRVHHIHLTETPIHNLICSR
- a CDS encoding xanthine/uracil/vitamin C permease: MAVFLTKIRRKYGEETPYIPFGPFKIRIPFIHWGIEMTEILQAMVMFVTGMGAVAVLQDVFGMPFEVALTIVCFHELTYCLHQVFGDPLIPGWISPAVPLMLAFLLKFGVGIDRIHALIAVQLLVGVIFLIMGLTGFAKKLIDIVPKAMQSGIILGAGIAAITGKYGFLPSGTGFYKYPFSITLGGLFAFYLLFSKGFTQKVRSAGIGSKSIFVKIAHYGIVPGIILGIIVGWLTGEIPLPEWQSGLFFIPQVKEVFTTYSIFGAGIPPLDIWMKALPMAIVAYIVAFGDMIVGQTIVMEAQKNFRPDEIVDSNANRLNLMCAIRNFLEGSFAPTVTLAGPLWAAMTVAVAERYKLGRNAMDSIFGGSGSFNFMKFASCLILPLVCIFKPSLPVALSLTLLIQGFACVFIAMNLVDTNAERGVAGITGGALAVAGPTTGLVVGILLSLILLGKGCFGKKKEAPETVASEI
- a CDS encoding DUF3124 domain-containing protein, which gives rise to MKKSCHFIYVSIFLVICFFSSLPLQAEEKIGLSDGQTIYVPAYSHIYSGDRERPFLLTVTLSIRNIDPGDQIKITTVDYYETQGKFLKKYLDKTVILNPLESIRYIIPERDKSGGSGASFIVGWESDKFVNPPVVESIMIGTASQQGVSFTSRGQVIITSK